One stretch of Oceanipulchritudo coccoides DNA includes these proteins:
- a CDS encoding ABC transporter permease, with translation MNIAQRVSEWTESFRIALEQLMAHKVRSLLTALGVIIGIVAVTLMGTAIKGIDKGFSNSLDMLGQDIFYIEKWPWADVGDEWFKYRNRADIETSDAEEINRWIRANPDSSLRIAVPSKIAFRNVKRDDRSISGTYINGTSSEFGIINTADIERGRFFTYSEEISAQNVIILGHDVANTLFPEGTEQALGDRVDIHGFKFEVIGVLERQGSFLGLQSFDKQVIIPLTSMLRFHSGNWNNNIRIQVAAGADMDVAYDELTGLYRRIRSLLPEDENDFEINRSEALEESLGPVKSGIAIAGFFITGLALFVGAIGIMNITFVSVKERTREIGTRRAIGARRQAILLQFLIEAVSICILGGIIGLAVAYGLKVGISSAFPNFPFTFSTDLVILACALSILTGVLSGLAPAWQAARLDPANALRHE, from the coding sequence ATGAACATTGCCCAACGAGTCAGTGAATGGACCGAGTCGTTCCGAATTGCCCTGGAGCAGCTAATGGCGCACAAGGTGCGCTCATTGCTCACTGCTTTGGGTGTCATTATCGGGATTGTCGCTGTCACTCTCATGGGGACTGCCATCAAGGGAATCGACAAGGGATTCAGCAACAGCCTGGACATGCTTGGACAGGATATTTTCTACATTGAAAAGTGGCCGTGGGCCGATGTCGGGGACGAGTGGTTCAAATACCGCAACCGTGCCGATATAGAGACCTCGGATGCCGAGGAGATCAATCGCTGGATCCGGGCGAATCCAGACAGTTCACTGCGCATCGCTGTTCCATCCAAAATTGCCTTTCGCAACGTCAAGCGGGATGACCGGTCAATATCCGGGACCTACATCAACGGGACCTCCTCGGAATTCGGGATAATCAACACGGCCGACATCGAGAGGGGTCGGTTTTTCACCTACTCGGAAGAGATCAGTGCCCAGAATGTGATCATCCTTGGTCATGATGTGGCCAATACACTTTTCCCTGAGGGAACCGAACAAGCACTCGGGGACAGGGTCGACATCCATGGGTTCAAGTTTGAGGTTATCGGCGTCCTTGAACGACAGGGCTCCTTCCTCGGATTGCAGAGTTTCGACAAGCAGGTGATCATTCCCCTCACCTCAATGTTGCGGTTTCATTCAGGCAACTGGAACAACAATATCCGTATTCAAGTTGCTGCCGGTGCAGACATGGACGTGGCCTATGATGAGCTCACAGGCCTATACCGGCGCATTCGCAGCCTCCTTCCAGAGGACGAAAATGATTTTGAGATAAACCGTTCAGAGGCCCTTGAGGAGTCGCTTGGGCCAGTCAAGTCGGGCATTGCCATCGCGGGATTCTTCATAACCGGACTGGCGCTCTTTGTGGGGGCAATCGGGATCATGAACATCACCTTTGTCAGCGTTAAGGAACGAACCCGTGAAATCGGGACCCGGCGGGCCATCGGGGCGCGACGGCAGGCAATCCTCCTGCAGTTTCTAATTGAAGCAGTCTCCATCTGTATTCTAGGGGGCATTATCGGACTGGCAGTCGCCTACGGCCTGAAGGTTGGCATCTCATCGGCTTTCCCGAATTTCCCGTTCACTTTCTCAACCGACCTGGTCATCCTTGCCTGTGCGCTCTCGATCCTCACCGGGGTCCTTTCCGGGCTTGCTCCAGCTTGGCAGGCCGCCCGCCTTGATCCGGCCAACGCGCTTCGCCATGAATAG
- a CDS encoding ABC transporter permease yields MKLQLQDLLDLSARALGANKLRSGLTILGITIGVFSVVGVMTALSAIRQSIDTGLSVFAANVFEISKYPAIQFEGGRSKWRQRPNIDPRQAMDFAERMREEGIPVTIYGVDRGERVRFEDRKTSPSNAIFGTNENFLLTNKYDIEIGRNLTPSDLEFNRSIIVLGADISEELFPDQNPIGKSVVADNDRYTVVGVLKRRGKMFGSSMDNIVLIPVSRFVANNWNWRRSMDISILAPSAAEMSTTQDMAIGHFRQVRGLEPEEENNFEIYSNDSLQAAFAEVAKVIGTGGLLISAIALLCAGVGIMNIMLVSVTERTREIGLRKSIGARKRDILLQFLLEAVALSLLGGLAGIFLGWLLGNFVAAQMQVPMIIPWLWIGVALGVCSAIGVGFGFFPAYRAAQLKPVEALRFE; encoded by the coding sequence ATGAAACTTCAATTACAGGATTTGCTGGATTTATCCGCCCGCGCGCTGGGTGCCAACAAGCTGCGTTCAGGCCTGACAATCCTCGGCATAACAATCGGCGTCTTCTCGGTCGTGGGGGTCATGACCGCCCTGTCAGCAATCCGCCAGAGTATTGATACAGGGTTGAGCGTGTTTGCGGCGAACGTATTTGAAATTTCAAAGTATCCGGCCATTCAATTTGAAGGCGGAAGATCCAAGTGGCGACAGCGCCCGAATATAGATCCCCGGCAGGCGATGGACTTCGCCGAGCGCATGCGCGAAGAGGGGATTCCCGTCACCATATACGGCGTGGACCGGGGCGAGCGCGTTCGCTTTGAAGATCGCAAGACCTCCCCTTCCAACGCCATCTTCGGGACGAATGAGAATTTTCTCCTGACCAACAAGTACGATATTGAAATTGGCCGAAACCTGACGCCCTCCGACTTGGAATTCAACCGGAGTATCATTGTCCTTGGAGCAGACATATCCGAGGAGCTGTTCCCGGACCAGAACCCGATCGGAAAGAGCGTGGTCGCGGATAACGACCGGTACACGGTCGTGGGCGTTCTCAAGCGGAGGGGTAAAATGTTTGGGAGCTCGATGGACAACATTGTCCTCATTCCGGTCAGTCGTTTTGTCGCCAACAACTGGAACTGGCGCCGCAGTATGGATATTTCGATTCTCGCGCCATCCGCGGCCGAAATGTCAACGACTCAGGACATGGCAATCGGTCACTTTCGACAGGTCAGGGGCCTTGAGCCCGAGGAGGAGAATAACTTCGAAATTTACTCCAACGATTCCCTGCAGGCAGCCTTTGCTGAAGTTGCCAAAGTCATTGGCACAGGTGGTCTCCTGATCAGTGCGATCGCCCTCCTGTGCGCGGGTGTTGGCATTATGAATATCATGCTGGTCAGCGTGACCGAGCGTACGAGGGAAATTGGGTTGCGAAAATCCATTGGCGCCCGAAAACGCGACATCCTGTTGCAATTCCTGCTCGAGGCGGTGGCCCTTTCCTTGCTTGGCGGATTGGCCGGAATCTTCCTCGGCTGGCTACTCGGGAATTTCGTCGCGGCCCAGATGCAGGTTCCCATGATCATTCCATGGCTCTGGATTGGTGTCGCTCTTGGAGTGTGCAGCGCTATCGGAGTCGGGTTCGGCTTTTTTCCCGCGTACAGGGCAGCCCAGCTCAAGCCGGTCGAGGCACTTCGATTCGAGTAG